TAtagatcaattcttggaACAAGCGGAAGAAGGAAAGGAGTTCGTTAAGGGTAACCCTCAAGGTGAGATTTATTTTACTGCTGTATGGAAACCTGTCGATGTTCCAGAAGGCGCCTTCGGTGCCTCTAATGCAATGCACGATCCTTTGGGTGTTGCCAGGTTACATATTCGTGATGCACTTGTCTCGGAACCTGGATTCAGTGGTGATATCGATACTTACTTTGTTGTTTCTACCGACAAAACCGTTATTTATAAGTCGAATTACTTTGCCAAGAACCCAGAGCCTATTTTTAACAACGTCATTTACGTTCCTATCACCTCTGATAATCAAATCGTCACAATTGATTTGTATGATTTTCAAAGAATTGGTAAAGATCGTTTTATTGGTGGTTGTCATTTTAAGGCTGGAAATATAATGGCTGGAGATTTTGCAACAGGGAAGTTGCAACCAGCTGGCTCTGACAACAAAATATTGGAATGGAACTTGTGTGATAAGGAAAGGAATGTGACGGCAAATATAGTTAGAACATCTGTTACCTTTATTCCAACAATATCAGTGTTTGCACCAAATGAGATGGAGAAAGTTGCTGAACTTGAAAAGAGGGTTATCgaaaaggagaagaagtttGAAGCTGAACAAGAGGCTCTAAGGAAGGAAATGGAAGAGAACCCTGATGAGTatgaaattgttgaaatTGATGTAGATGATAAAGAAGCTGCTCTGTTAAACAAAAAGGAGAAAATGTCATTTGAGGAGCTAATTAAGTATAATTCTGGTGTCATAAGTTTTAGAGTAAGCAATGGTAAATTGCACAAGGGTAGCCATTTACAAATATTATGTGATGAGTTTCCCTACCCAGCATTTGTCAGTAACAAGGCTAATAATGGTATGATAGCTGCTGAACATGGCGAATATTTCGTGCGTGATTTGCAACATAGTATTACCTGTTTTAGAGTTACAAGTGTTCCCATTGTGAAGGATTCAGATGATGTTGTTACAGAGATAAATATTCCTACGCTACGTCTATTGACTCAGAGTTATAATGAACCATTCACAGTTGGGCTAAAAGGTTCAGCTGTGGATGTTGAAATGATATACTCTCCTACAACCATCACTCTACCATTATCTGAAACTATAGTGGACACTGGTGTGATGGAAATAGAGGTTGTTTCAGCTGCGAACTTACCATCGCATGATAGAAACGGTCTATCCGATCCATTTGCAGTTATTAAGTTAGATGGTGCCAAGCTATTTACCACAGAAACAATTAAAAAGACCTTATCACCCAGTTGGAATGCGAAAACAACTATTCCAATTCCTTCAAGAGCTAGAAATAAATTGGTCATTGAGGTGTATGATTGGGATAGAGCTGGTTCTAACACTTTACTCTGCTCAACCGTATTATCACTGACTGCTCTGTCTATTAATGAGCCACAGTCTTTTACCCTAGATTTGACTCCACAGGGTATGGTTAACGTTAGAACGCTATTCAAGCCTGAGTATATCAGACCTGCCGTTAATGTTGCAGAGGGTAGTCTTGTTTCTATGCCATTCAAAGCCGTAGGCACAGTCGCAAACTTTGGTATTGGTGTCGCTGGCGCTGGTGTCGGCGTAGCAACAGGGGCCGCTGGAACTGTTGCAGATTTGGGTATTGGCGGCATCCAGAAGGGTGGTCGCTTGTTAAAAGGTATTGGAGGTTTTAATAATAAGCATTCAAAGGGTAGTAGTGTCGATGGCAGTGAACAGCCTGATTTGCCAAAAATTAAGGTTGAATCGCATGACAATGAACCACCTAACGCGGTTCCAAAGCTTAGCGTTGCACCATCTTCTCCTGTAAATCATCACAATCGCCGACTATCGCAGGCTATTAACTCTCAAGTAGAAAGTGATGATCATAGAGCCCCTGGTGCTACTTCAAATAATTCTGACGTGCTATATGAGTTGTCCAGTGTTGATGGTCCACCAGGACCTATTCCAAGAAACAGGGCATTTTCTCGTACAAGTAGCTTCAGTCGCGGTGTGCCTGCACATGCCAATATCCGTGGAAGTTTGACACTAATTGCGGCTGAAAACCTAGGAAAGTCAGTTCAAATTAGAATATCACTAGTAAGAGAAGGAAAGTTAAAACATGTCTACAGGACAGAGAAGCAGAAAGCAGACGCCAACGGTACTTGTTTTTTTAACGAAACATGTGAGTTCCGTGCTCCTCCAGAGGCAAATCTAATATTTAGCGCTGTTTCACACCACACTTTTAGCAAGGACACTAAACTTGGTGTGGCCCAAGTGAATCTAGCAGATCCTCAGTTGAGACAAGATGGTCAAATTCTCATAAAACTGGGCACCGGGCATATAATATTTAAACTACAGTATGATGGAGGACTTCCACCTGTTCCAGCTTTACCAGCTGAATTACAAcaaactttaaaataaCTTAAAACACAGTGTATGTTACAATAACACTAGCAGATTAGGAAATAGCTTATCTATATTGAGTTGATTGGGTAAAAACATTACAGTCAGCAAAGCATCTATATTGTCAGAAAGcatattattatattttaaCATACAGTATTCTATCGTTCCTGTGTAGCTTACAAATTACCAGGGTAAGTAATCACTTGACTCCACGTTGTTTACGGGCTTCGGCTTTTTACCTTTGATTGTGTGACTACCATCCGTACATTTTTATATTTAGTTGTTCGTGTATGGGTGTAGAATTTTGGCCGAATCTGATAAAGGCCGCGGGCAGCCGCGCTCGGGATCCCGTCTCCCGTGCGCCACCCGGACTACCTTCCTAGGCTAGGCGGAGCCCGCCTGGTGGAGCTAGTACCTTCGCGCACACTGGTGGAGTAGGCAGCGCACCGCAAACTTAGTAGGTATCGCAACGGTGCGCTGCTCGTTCGCTTCCTCTGCGCATAGTACATACCATCTTTTGAACAAAAAGATCTTTATAAACATTAAGTGCAGGAACTGCTAATTGAAGGACCTTCATAAACAAGTTAAGCATCCAAAAATGAGTGCCCAATCAGTATGTTAACAGGTGAATTAAAAGACTACTACAAGCGTTACGATTAATGGTGAATTTTTATTATTCAGATGATCAGTTATGCGAAATCCAGTACAAGGCTGTCCGTGGTGAACTAGTGCATACCGACTCAAGTACGGAATAGAAACGATTTCCAATGGTCCAATACGTTGGAAAAGGAACAGAATTAACAGCGGTTGTTTCCCCTTTAATTGTGACGTTTTACCAACAACCGTGTCACCAGATATTCTCATCTCTAGTAACGCTTTAGAAAACTCCTACATTGCAGCTTACTAACTAATTTTACAGGCTCCAAAGTGGTATCCATCCGAAGACGTCTCTGCTCCAAAGCAATCTAGAAAGACTGCCAGACCACAAAAGTTGCGTGCTTCATTGGTCCCAGGTACCGTTTTGATCTTGTTGGCTGGTCGTTTCAGAGGTAAGAGAGTTGTCTACTTGAAGCAATTGGAAGACAACACCCTATTGGTTACTGGTCCATTCAAGGCTAATGGTGTTCCATTGAGAAGAGTTAACTCTAGATACGTTATCGCTACCTCCACCAGAATCTCTTTGGAAGGTGTTAACGTTGAAAAGTTCAACGTTGGTTACTTCGCTAGAGAAAAGGTTACCAGAAAGCAAAAGGCTGAAGCTGACTTCTTCAGTGAAGATCAACCAAAGAAGGAAGTTAAGGCTGAACGTATTGAAGACCAAAACGCTGTCGACAAGGCTTTGTTGGCTCAAATTAAGAAGACCCCATTGTTGAAGCAATACTTGGCTGCTTCTTTCTCCTTGAAGAACGGTGAAAAGCCACACTTGTTGAAGTTTTAAGTTAGATAACGATTGTTAAGTGCTCTTGTTTCTACAGAAGTTTTTTTAGTATAGGGCTTTGCCTCTAAAAGTGTATACAAATCTAATAACACACGCGTCAAGTTTAACGCATTACATCTGAAGTATTCTATGATCACCCCACATGGGCTATTTAAGACCGAAGACTACCTGTCACATTTCGTAAAGCTGGTCGCATGATCTCTATGCTTGCTTTTTCGAGAAGACCTAATTTCTTTTTTGACGAAAATTTTCAGGCATCGCTATATAACTGAGATGAGCTTAGCCAGTGCATACCAGAACTACATAGTTAAAAGAAGTGCATTATTATAGTTCATTAAAACATTTAACCATGTCTGACCTATTGCCAATGGCTACTTACAGCCTAAATGTTGAACCATACACCCCAACCCCTGCTATTGATGTTGCAACCCCAGTTACCGTGCGTATCACTTTGGTTGCTATAGACCCAGAATCAATGGACGATGAAAAGAAACCATCTACCTTGAGAATTATCAGAAGAAACCCAAACtttgatgatgaggatGACGACATTCTAGGTGACTACAACGAAGAGGAGCTAGAGCACTCCGACGAGGAAGACGAGgacgaagaagaggaagaggaagCTGACGCTAAGGATGAAGACGATGACGAAggtgaagatgaagacgatgacgacgaagacgaagacgaagacgaagacgaagacgatgatgaatttgaagagTTTGTTCTTGCTACTTTGTCCCCAGAGTCCCAATACCAACAGACCTTGGACTTGGTTATCTCCcctgaagaagaagtcCAGTTTGTTGTCACTGGATCATACCGTGTCTCTTTGTCAGGTAACTACGTTAAGCACCCATTTGACGACCCAGAGCTTTACGACGACGAGGAAGATGACGAGGACTACTATGACGAAGAGGACTCCGAGGTTGACGAAGAGGACTTGTTGGACGTCGAAGAGGCTAGCGATGTAGAAGCCAAGATTGAAGAACTAGTCGAAAAGGACACCGCTAAGAAGGAAAAGAGAAAGCTCGCAGCCTCTGCCGAAGAATCCAAGTCTAAGAAGGCCAAGAAAGAGCCAGTCGAACAACCaaagaaggagaagaaagaCAAGAAGAAGCAAAAGAAAGAAGACTCCACCGAAAAGAAGGTCGAGTTCAAGAAGGACCTAGAAGAGGGCCCATCAAAAAAGAAGGAAACAAAGGGAAAGCCAAAGACCAGCGTTTTGGAAGGCGGAATCGTCATTGAAGACCGTGTTACCGGTTCAGGTAAAGCCGCTAAGAAGGGCTCTAAGGTCGGCATGAGATACATTGGTAAGTTGAAGAACGGCAAGGTCTTCGACAAGAACACCAGCGGTAAGCCATTTGTCTTCAAGTTGGGTCACGGTGAAGTCATTAAGGGATGGGATATCGGTGTTGCCGGTATGTCCGTCGGTGGTGAGCGTAGAATTGTCATTCCAGCTGCCTACGCCTACGGTAATCAAGCATTGCCAGGTATTCCAGCAAACTCCGAATTGACCTTTGACGTCAAATTGGTTTCAATGAAATAGATATGAGGACTAAATGTCTCTGTACACTACTTGATATGTATGAACAATAAGCTGCTACAGCTAATAGTTTTTTTTCTTCGTTAGTAGATCTACTAACTGCGGTACAGAAGTAGCCTTTTCTTAATTCAGATTCAGTAAGGGGTATTTTCTGTActttttatatattatatagTCTTTAAGAGAAAACAAACACTTCATACAACAACAAAACACCTCTAAAAAAACAACGCAAATAAAAACCAAAGTTCCAGCTAGAGAACCTGCCCGGCTCCACTACTGCCCATATCCCAAGAACCGAATTTCTAAGATACTACTAATACCTTCGTTAAGCCGAGCGCCTGTTTCATCAATTAGCCGCCAAAGTCTTAAGTTCGCGATTCGCGGGTTAAGAACACAAAGACACCGCATAAACCGCTATAGGGGTCCTATTAAGCATTACTGGTACCTTTGAGTTGCCAAAGCGCGAAAGCTGCTATCTTTTCTATTTACTATCCTTTGTTTGTCTTGGTGCTCCGCTCTTTATTCTTCGGGCCTTCAGATAACAGGACATATCATTTCTCACGAGAAAGTCGTATAGTTGGTATTTTCTATTGGAAGGAAACGGTAAAAACTTAACTACGCTGAGATACTCAAGCTGTCAATTACCATACCTGACCGAAAAAATACTAAAAATTTTAAGTTCGTGTTCGATATATGCGATATTGACAGAAGACTTTAAGGCAACCTCAGGATTTTTATTAACTACAAGAACTACCGGTTCTGCCTTTCCACTTTTTGCATATAGATTAAGTCAAGAGATATCGTAACTTCGACTTTGCAGGTTCATCGTGTTGGCGGATAACATATCTATACGACGGTAACAATGCCACTACTATTCAAACAGATGAGGCATGTTGCCAAACCGTTTGCGCTTATTTCTAGCCTGTCGGCTAAACATCCTATTCATGTGTTAATGATTACTTTACTGGTTGCGTCAGTTGCTTATCTGTCCGTTATCGCGCAGTATTTTAAAGGCTGGAAAGTAGATTCCACCAGCGTGTTTACGCAAGCTGGGAGCATGGACTCTTACTTGGACGACTGCGTACATTACCTTCATAATGATTCGACTTCCAGCTGGTCGTTGATTACTCAGGAAGATCTGCACAACATGTCGGGTATCAGCCACTATTATCTATTGGAAATTGAATTTGCTTCGAGAGATCCTACGCATACCTTGCCTACGATAGACTCGGCTATCATGAGTGAATCTCGGACGCAGTATTTATTACAGTCTTCGCCTGCACTACCACCGGTTGTACAATCCGAGAACACTATTTGGAAACTGAGAGCTCATAGACATAAAATCTATGATGTTAAAGAGTATCTTCTAACACTGTATGCTGATTTCAATGCCAGAATTTCAAACGCAGAGCCTTTTGATGTCCTAATTATTGGTACTGCATATATCGGTATGTTTTATACTATCGTTGGACTGTTTTTTGCCATGAGGAAGGTTGGGTCTAGATTTTGGATTGGGTTATCAGCCTTATTCAACTCTGTTTTTGCCTTTGTTTTTGCTTTGTATACATGCCAATGCGTTTTGAACAGATATGTCTCGTTGTTAAGTTTGATTGAAGGAATTCCATTTGTTGTTGTAGTTGTTGGATTTCGTCATAAGATTAAGCTGGCTTCTCATGTTGTCAACAGGTTTAAAAGCTTTGGCGTTTCTAAAAGAATGAATGCTGCTGATATTGTATATGAAAGTGTTTGTGCTGAAGGTGGTCGTCTAATTCAAGATCACTTTTTGTGCATCACAGCATTTGCTGGTTACTCACTATATGCATCTTCCTTGGAAGTTTTGTCTAATTTCTGCATTCTTTCTTCTTTGATATTGGCATATGATCTGTTATTGACATGTACTTTCTTTGCTGCTGT
This window of the Eremothecium sinecaudum strain ATCC 58844 chromosome VII, complete sequence genome carries:
- the TCB3 gene encoding Tcb3p (Syntenic homolog of Ashbya gossypii AER148W; Syntenic homolog of Saccharomyces cerevisiae YML072C (TCB3)) — translated: MESTTATVGKATQAVYPLNVQTKTKVQHVVGEDLGDKIVTEKVVQEVVEMENEVPHESATEPPNAIGIPVTSTNDFNPKSMNVATPNVGAPHEKILVRTAQENVLATPRHVIEKRHPLTANGKEDDVDPTHYFPWAQVGSFAESGKGSPITSNTKLVKAYIRERLYNDWYNNVGNVAGTCIFSWFIAYMGFGWWALIGVFFVTASVYRATSRRFQRNVRDDLLRTTVHETLAERYESVEWLNTLLSKIWIIYMPVISEKTKETANPQLAGAAPGYGIDTLSLDEFTLGTKAPMIESIRSYPKKSESFTEMDWKFSFMPSDESNMTPHEAKHKVKPKISLGVSVGKGIVSKSLPVLVEDINVAGNLRVTLHYGDVFPNIKTVSVSLLEPPLIDFALKPVGGDTLGLDIMTFLPGLKTFVKTMIDSFARPMLYAPNHFDIDVEEIMAAQSSDAIGVVAVTLHSAQGLKPSNSLNSFIELTTDRPVTTVDEEVRTKTQRNTPTWSETKYLMVNSLEQKLYLKCFNAAGRKNNLIGEAVFELNELYQKSEQRGLVTDLKNNGKTKGALKYDLVWHPVIGKEKKPDIPKMSKDISSSVDEDGSTEVENQDVENSEEEEEKSKSLDTGILKFTLHKVKYLNTGSSVTGVLSPSADLFIDEKKQKYYKTLRRMNEPTWEESIEIFVPSRRNSEISLKIYDEHVTGREMICEYSSVIDQFLEQAEEGKEFVKGNPQGEIYFTAVWKPVDVPEGAFGASNAMHDPLGVARLHIRDALVSEPGFSGDIDTYFVVSTDKTVIYKSNYFAKNPEPIFNNVIYVPITSDNQIVTIDLYDFQRIGKDRFIGGCHFKAGNIMAGDFATGKLQPAGSDNKILEWNLCDKERNVTANIVRTSVTFIPTISVFAPNEMEKVAELEKRVIEKEKKFEAEQEALRKEMEENPDEYEIVEIDVDDKEAALLNKKEKMSFEELIKYNSGVISFRVSNGKLHKGSHLQILCDEFPYPAFVSNKANNGMIAAEHGEYFVRDLQHSITCFRVTSVPIVKDSDDVVTEINIPTLRLLTQSYNEPFTVGLKGSAVDVEMIYSPTTITLPLSETIVDTGVMEIEVVSAANLPSHDRNGLSDPFAVIKLDGAKLFTTETIKKTLSPSWNAKTTIPIPSRARNKLVIEVYDWDRAGSNTLLCSTVLSLTALSINEPQSFTLDLTPQGMVNVRTLFKPEYIRPAVNVAEGSLVSMPFKAVGTVANFGIGVAGAGVGVATGAAGTVADLGIGGIQKGGRLLKGIGGFNNKHSKGSSVDGSEQPDLPKIKVESHDNEPPNAVPKLSVAPSSPVNHHNRRLSQAINSQVESDDHRAPGATSNNSDVLYELSSVDGPPGPIPRNRAFSRTSSFSRGVPAHANIRGSLTLIAAENLGKSVQIRISLVREGKLKHVYRTEKQKADANGTCFFNETCEFRAPPEANLIFSAVSHHTFSKDTKLGVAQVNLADPQLRQDGQILIKLGTGHIIFKLQYDGGLPPVPALPAELQQTLK
- the RPL6A gene encoding 60S ribosomal protein eL6 (Syntenic homolog of Ashbya gossypii AER149W; Syntenic homolog of Saccharomyces cerevisiae YLR448W (RPL6B) and YML073C (RPL6A); 1-intron in Ashbya gossypii), whose protein sequence is MSAQSAPKWYPSEDVSAPKQSRKTARPQKLRASLVPGTVLILLAGRFRGKRVVYLKQLEDNTLLVTGPFKANGVPLRRVNSRYVIATSTRISLEGVNVEKFNVGYFAREKVTRKQKAEADFFSEDQPKKEVKAERIEDQNAVDKALLAQIKKTPLLKQYLAASFSLKNGEKPHLLKF
- the FPR3 gene encoding peptidylprolyl isomerase FPR3 (Syntenic homolog of Ashbya gossypii AER150W; Syntenic homolog of Saccharomyces cerevisiae YML074C (FPR3) and YLR449W (FPR4)), with the translated sequence MSDLLPMATYSLNVEPYTPTPAIDVATPVTVRITLVAIDPESMDDEKKPSTLRIIRRNPNFDDEDDDILGDYNEEELEHSDEEDEDEEEEEEADAKDEDDDEGEDEDDDDEDEDEDEDEDDDEFEEFVLATLSPESQYQQTLDLVISPEEEVQFVVTGSYRVSLSGNYVKHPFDDPELYDDEEDDEDYYDEEDSEVDEEDLLDVEEASDVEAKIEELVEKDTAKKEKRKLAASAEESKSKKAKKEPVEQPKKEKKDKKKQKKEDSTEKKVEFKKDLEEGPSKKKETKGKPKTSVLEGGIVIEDRVTGSGKAAKKGSKVGMRYIGKLKNGKVFDKNTSGKPFVFKLGHGEVIKGWDIGVAGMSVGGERRIVIPAAYAYGNQALPGIPANSELTFDVKLVSMK